One region of Streptomyces sp. NBC_00442 genomic DNA includes:
- a CDS encoding phage terminase small subunit, with protein sequence MWRCEIPGPVPNREADLARPRSRKGADVQPVAKGLMRDVKVPNADRNWHPIAKRLWDALKSSGQSDFYQNSDWAFAYSLCEDLSYYKTAGKRSGQMLQTIYSAFERLLVTEGDRRRVRIELHEPEPEEQSAAVLAIADYKKDLGLAE encoded by the coding sequence TTGTGGAGGTGTGAGATCCCGGGCCCCGTACCAAACCGCGAGGCGGATCTTGCCCGCCCGCGCTCCCGAAAGGGAGCCGACGTCCAGCCCGTGGCCAAGGGCCTCATGCGCGACGTGAAAGTCCCGAATGCCGACCGGAACTGGCATCCCATCGCCAAGCGCCTCTGGGACGCCCTGAAGTCCTCGGGCCAGTCGGACTTCTACCAGAACAGCGACTGGGCCTTCGCCTACTCACTGTGCGAAGACCTGTCGTATTACAAGACGGCCGGCAAGCGAAGCGGCCAGATGCTTCAGACAATTTACTCCGCCTTCGAGCGTCTCCTCGTCACCGAAGGCGACAGACGCCGCGTGCGCATCGAACTCCACGAGCCCGAGCCGGAGGAGCAGTCCGCGGCCGTGCTCGCCATCGCCGACTACAAGAAGGATCTCGGACTCGCCGAGTAG
- a CDS encoding terminase, with translation MYATIDGNATKKDSRYLAITNAYLPGEDSVAERMREAFEKILEGRAADIGFMYDSVEAHPATPLTPEAIRIVLPKIRGDAIWLRVETILQSILDTTIAPSRSRRMWLNQIVASEDAVYSPADWDVLRDDSKVLQPGDEVVLGFDGGLRDDSTALCALRVSDGFACVLGLWEKPDGPAGKEWEVPRDRVDSAVHEAFSTFSVQGFYADVALWESYISEWSATYGEGLAVKAPGKDSIGWDMRTSLKASTMAHERLLRSILDRKIVHDGDRKLRRHVLNARRRTNNYGLSFGKESRESPRKVDAYAALMLAHEALFDLRARGRKTRMRTGRGYFL, from the coding sequence ATGTACGCCACCATCGACGGTAATGCTACGAAAAAGGATTCGCGCTACCTAGCGATCACCAACGCATATCTGCCCGGCGAGGACAGCGTCGCCGAGCGAATGCGTGAGGCTTTCGAGAAGATTCTCGAAGGCCGGGCTGCCGACATCGGCTTCATGTACGACAGCGTAGAGGCGCATCCCGCGACTCCGCTGACGCCGGAAGCGATTCGGATTGTTCTCCCGAAGATTCGCGGCGACGCCATTTGGCTGCGAGTCGAGACAATCCTTCAGTCGATTCTCGATACGACGATCGCGCCGAGTCGCAGCCGTCGAATGTGGCTGAACCAGATCGTCGCGTCCGAGGACGCGGTGTACTCCCCCGCCGACTGGGACGTTCTGCGGGACGACTCGAAGGTCCTCCAGCCCGGTGACGAAGTCGTATTGGGCTTCGACGGCGGCCTCCGCGACGACTCGACTGCTTTGTGCGCACTCCGCGTCAGCGATGGATTCGCCTGCGTGTTGGGCCTCTGGGAGAAGCCGGACGGCCCGGCCGGCAAGGAGTGGGAAGTCCCGCGTGATCGGGTAGACAGCGCAGTTCACGAGGCGTTCTCCACCTTCAGCGTGCAGGGCTTCTACGCGGACGTGGCTCTCTGGGAGTCGTACATCTCCGAATGGTCCGCGACGTACGGCGAGGGCCTGGCCGTCAAGGCTCCGGGAAAGGACTCAATCGGCTGGGACATGAGGACCAGCCTGAAGGCGTCGACCATGGCGCACGAGCGCCTGCTCCGTTCAATCCTCGACCGGAAAATCGTCCACGATGGCGACCGAAAGTTGCGCCGCCATGTTTTGAATGCGCGACGTCGTACCAACAATTACGGCCTGAGCTTTGGCAAGGAATCACGCGAGTCTCCGCGGAAGGTCGATGCCTACGCGGCTTTGATGCTTGCCCACGAAGCCCTTTTCGACCTTCGAGCCCGAGGCCGGAAGACCCGTATGCGCACCGGGCGAGGCTATTTCCTTTAA
- a CDS encoding phage portal protein: protein MVFAASPLALARELLAILHRDGDRLRHIDDYLHGRHSDPYMPPQADDEYRLLARRAVSNWMPLLVSTPAQALYVDGYRPGSGTSTSSEPDSETPEWEHWQRSRLDGRQAAVYRGALTYGHAFTVTERGRSGDVVTKGLSALKTSALYEDPANDHTPHAALTVTTWPQGDQPGTARLWDAKREYVVTFRSLSDEKSVRLQGGTLHGSSECPVTRFAAWVDLEGRTLGVIEPMICVQDRINQTVFDLLLAQSYGSTKVRTVTGMAPPVQRDPETGEPVLDSQGNPIPVRINHNSRRFLFAEDPDVKFGSLDETPLGGFIDSIEMSIRHLSALAQVPPQTILGQIANLSAEALQAAEVSLSRMISEVRTGFGESWERVFRLAGELAGNASSAEDFRGEVVWRDMESRSLAQSADALGKLRTQLGIPERGLWRRVPGVTQTELEDWEQMREDDDSVGQLAGALNRATPDEAAPIETAA, encoded by the coding sequence GTGGTCTTCGCTGCCTCGCCCCTCGCGCTCGCACGAGAACTTCTGGCCATCCTGCATCGAGACGGCGACCGTCTGCGTCACATCGATGACTACCTGCACGGTCGGCACTCGGACCCCTACATGCCGCCCCAGGCCGATGACGAGTACAGGCTCCTGGCGCGGCGCGCGGTCTCGAACTGGATGCCCCTGCTTGTCTCGACCCCGGCCCAGGCCCTCTACGTGGATGGCTATCGTCCAGGTTCGGGAACCTCGACTTCGTCCGAGCCGGACTCGGAGACTCCCGAGTGGGAGCACTGGCAAAGGTCCCGTCTCGACGGCCGCCAGGCCGCCGTCTACCGGGGCGCGCTGACGTATGGGCACGCCTTCACCGTGACGGAGCGAGGCCGCTCCGGGGACGTGGTCACCAAGGGGCTCTCCGCCCTCAAGACGAGCGCTCTCTATGAGGACCCGGCCAACGACCACACACCCCATGCGGCATTGACCGTGACGACGTGGCCGCAGGGCGACCAGCCGGGCACCGCCCGGCTGTGGGATGCCAAGCGGGAGTATGTGGTCACCTTCCGGTCGCTGAGCGATGAGAAGTCGGTGCGCCTCCAGGGCGGCACCCTTCACGGTTCTTCGGAGTGCCCGGTCACGCGCTTCGCCGCCTGGGTCGACCTGGAGGGAAGGACCCTCGGCGTCATCGAGCCGATGATCTGTGTCCAGGACCGCATCAACCAGACGGTGTTCGACCTCTTGCTGGCCCAGTCCTACGGCAGCACGAAGGTGCGGACGGTCACGGGCATGGCCCCTCCGGTCCAGCGCGATCCGGAGACGGGCGAGCCGGTGCTCGACTCCCAGGGCAACCCGATCCCGGTGCGGATCAATCACAACAGTCGCCGATTCCTCTTTGCCGAGGACCCCGACGTCAAGTTCGGCTCGCTGGACGAAACCCCGCTCGGGGGCTTCATCGACAGCATCGAGATGAGCATCCGGCACCTTAGCGCCCTTGCCCAGGTGCCCCCGCAGACGATCTTGGGACAGATCGCCAACCTGTCTGCGGAGGCCCTTCAAGCCGCCGAGGTGTCCCTCAGCCGGATGATCTCCGAGGTCCGCACGGGCTTCGGCGAGTCCTGGGAGAGGGTCTTCAGGCTCGCGGGCGAACTGGCCGGCAACGCGTCCTCCGCCGAGGACTTCCGCGGCGAGGTCGTCTGGCGCGACATGGAGTCGCGCAGTCTCGCCCAGTCGGCAGACGCCCTTGGCAAGCTCCGCACTCAGCTCGGCATCCCCGAGCGCGGCCTGTGGCGGCGCGTCCCGGGCGTCACGCAAACCGAGCTGGAGGACTGGGAGCAGATGCGCGAGGACGACGACTCGGTGGGCCAGCTCGCGGGTGCCCTCAACCGCGCAACCCCCGATGAGGCGGCGCCGATCGAGACGGCGGCGTGA
- a CDS encoding VG15 protein, translating to MTRPVRQAETDEVAAAFHVALTQIGVQTTAEALTLWADVPTDLRAATAGGWLRRAISLVMGRRRQARDLARAYFRLARALQTGTTVADPYHPEPEHVTLGDLRREFAALAGTSTPSTPRANEGATGKSGEASQSRGKSPHPVEEDVPAASEKDEHQELDDGDDDWEKILVEELEGLREEEERIERAAEDELRTVLDALGTQNLNRRLAEVDDQQSAKAADAARAEAHRQAGARQAAAASRVAMNGARSSNWMHMRRDRRALGYVRLSRTGTPCGWCAMLISRGPVYKSESAATFADGDKFHDNCHCYAMPVWNRDQYQSSELTALSRQYEALWPKVTRGHTGKDAISVWRRFIRQKQRAAAQEARQTTNTTQEA from the coding sequence GTGACGCGCCCCGTCAGGCAGGCCGAGACGGACGAGGTGGCGGCGGCGTTCCACGTGGCGCTGACGCAGATCGGCGTGCAGACCACGGCCGAGGCGCTGACCCTGTGGGCGGATGTGCCGACCGATCTGCGGGCCGCCACCGCTGGGGGCTGGCTGCGGCGGGCGATCTCTCTGGTCATGGGCCGCAGGCGCCAAGCGCGGGATCTGGCTCGCGCCTACTTTCGGCTTGCCCGTGCCCTTCAGACCGGTACGACGGTCGCCGACCCGTACCACCCGGAACCGGAGCACGTCACGCTCGGCGATCTGCGCCGCGAGTTCGCTGCGCTGGCCGGCACCTCCACCCCTTCCACCCCGCGTGCGAACGAGGGCGCGACCGGCAAGTCCGGGGAAGCCTCGCAATCGCGCGGGAAGAGTCCACACCCTGTGGAGGAGGACGTCCCGGCGGCCTCGGAGAAGGACGAGCACCAGGAGCTCGACGACGGTGACGACGACTGGGAGAAGATCCTCGTCGAGGAGCTGGAGGGACTCCGGGAAGAAGAGGAGCGCATCGAGCGCGCGGCCGAAGATGAGCTGCGCACGGTGCTCGATGCCCTCGGCACGCAGAACCTGAACAGGCGACTCGCCGAGGTCGACGACCAGCAGTCAGCTAAGGCCGCCGATGCCGCTCGCGCGGAAGCACACCGGCAGGCAGGAGCCCGGCAGGCAGCCGCGGCCTCACGGGTGGCGATGAACGGCGCCCGGTCCTCGAACTGGATGCACATGCGCCGTGACCGGCGAGCCCTCGGGTACGTCCGCCTGTCGCGTACCGGCACCCCGTGCGGATGGTGCGCCATGCTCATCAGCCGAGGCCCGGTCTACAAGAGCGAGTCGGCCGCCACTTTTGCGGACGGCGACAAGTTTCACGACAACTGCCACTGCTACGCGATGCCGGTCTGGAATCGGGATCAGTACCAGTCGAGCGAGCTGACCGCGCTGTCGCGGCAGTACGAGGCCCTGTGGCCAAAGGTCACGAGGGGCCACACCGGTAAGGACGCGATCAGCGTCTGGCGCCGGTTCATCCGCCAAAAGCAACGAGCCGCAGCCCAGGAGGCGCGGCAGACCACGAACACGACCCAGGAGGCGTGA
- a CDS encoding phage head completion protein, producing the protein MSIQRRRGQKARVWRTVEVTDSRGNTVTMADPHGPIEVRAAFVPQRSARAEVPGQQEINVTRMIVDAHLEGVSLWSRVEYAGRQWDIVSPPAYHHGDRRTRHWSIDIRERP; encoded by the coding sequence GTGAGCATCCAGCGACGGCGCGGCCAGAAGGCCCGCGTCTGGCGAACCGTCGAGGTCACCGACTCACGCGGCAACACGGTCACCATGGCCGACCCGCACGGTCCTATCGAGGTACGAGCGGCGTTCGTCCCTCAGCGCTCGGCCCGCGCCGAAGTTCCTGGCCAGCAGGAGATCAACGTGACGCGGATGATCGTGGACGCACATCTAGAAGGCGTCTCTCTATGGTCTCGCGTCGAGTACGCGGGCCGCCAGTGGGACATCGTCTCGCCGCCCGCGTATCACCACGGCGACCGCCGCACTCGGCATTGGTCGATCGACATCCGGGAGCGGCCCTGA
- a CDS encoding DUF5403 family protein, translated as MAKVYQSVNGRKIEKYIAVNEGVQAELTARAFEIAVRAEEILVQHRADGHAEIDVEAGDNNRYVILSDDRGQKAALSIEYGRAESVIVRKDKNGGKYLDVLPAMDGLYILATASNLPKKRKGKVKLD; from the coding sequence ATGGCGAAGGTCTACCAGAGCGTCAATGGTCGGAAGATCGAAAAGTACATCGCCGTGAACGAGGGCGTGCAGGCCGAGTTGACGGCCCGTGCCTTCGAGATCGCCGTGCGCGCCGAGGAGATCCTCGTGCAGCACCGTGCGGACGGCCACGCCGAAATCGACGTCGAGGCAGGCGACAACAACCGGTACGTAATTCTCTCGGATGATCGCGGCCAGAAGGCTGCCCTGTCCATTGAGTACGGCCGCGCGGAATCCGTCATCGTCCGCAAGGACAAGAACGGCGGGAAGTACCTGGACGTGCTCCCGGCGATGGACGGCCTCTACATCCTTGCTACCGCCTCGAATTTGCCCAAGAAGCGGAAGGGCAAGGTGAAGCTCGACTAA
- a CDS encoding phage tail tube protein: MALNDNATLVVGNGNYLTAPVGTAMPGDLLVPTSPWQNVGHTSLEDVFGITSEGGEATTIGTLQNKSLRTKYSARTESITFTLNQFDTAALRLYFGANAPLLPDGSIGVPADPQPTQAAFMAIFIDGESHFAVYAPKAEIYRADDMAIGDTESLAGLPLGVKPMVYGANSWTYAVTPLGGTVATGASAGTPGSFIPTGAVAPADLAALASVIATPTAKWATGQYVSLGDSSKAFWDGSKWVAGSAS, encoded by the coding sequence TTGGCGCTCAACGACAATGCAACCCTCGTCGTTGGGAATGGCAACTATCTGACCGCCCCGGTCGGAACCGCCATGCCCGGCGACCTTCTCGTGCCCACCTCCCCCTGGCAGAACGTCGGACACACCTCGCTTGAGGATGTCTTCGGCATCACCTCCGAGGGCGGCGAGGCGACCACGATCGGCACGCTTCAGAACAAGTCCCTGCGCACGAAGTACAGCGCGCGGACCGAGTCCATCACGTTCACCCTGAACCAGTTCGACACGGCCGCACTGCGCCTGTACTTCGGCGCCAACGCCCCGCTTCTGCCTGACGGTTCCATCGGCGTTCCTGCCGACCCGCAGCCGACTCAGGCCGCATTCATGGCGATCTTCATTGACGGCGAATCGCACTTCGCCGTCTATGCCCCGAAGGCCGAGATCTACCGGGCCGACGACATGGCGATTGGCGACACCGAGTCGCTCGCCGGTCTCCCCCTGGGCGTCAAGCCGATGGTCTACGGCGCCAACTCCTGGACCTACGCCGTGACCCCGCTCGGCGGCACCGTCGCCACGGGCGCCTCGGCCGGCACGCCCGGCTCCTTCATCCCGACCGGAGCTGTCGCCCCGGCCGACCTCGCCGCTTTGGCGTCTGTGATCGCCACGCCCACCGCGAAGTGGGCCACCGGCCAGTACGTGAGCCTCGGCGACTCCTCGAAGGCGTTCTGGGACGGCTCCAAGTGGGTTGCCGGCTCGGCCTCCTGA
- a CDS encoding phage tail assembly protein, protein MASFSLDDIRNAAEARYGSTDIELGDETVRLLNPLRLPRDTRTKLSQLQDDMGGEDADQEELLSEAIRLVAEHAAAADKLLKAVGGDLAVLAEIFDRYGKGAQVGEASASAA, encoded by the coding sequence ATGGCATCTTTCTCCCTCGACGACATCCGCAACGCCGCCGAGGCGCGATACGGCTCGACCGACATCGAGCTGGGCGACGAAACGGTCCGCCTGCTCAACCCTCTCCGCCTCCCCAGGGACACCCGCACCAAGCTCTCGCAGCTCCAGGACGACATGGGCGGTGAGGACGCGGACCAGGAGGAGCTGCTGTCCGAGGCGATCCGCCTGGTCGCCGAGCACGCGGCGGCGGCCGACAAGCTCCTCAAGGCTGTAGGCGGCGACCTCGCCGTTCTGGCCGAGATCTTCGACCGGTACGGCAAGGGCGCTCAGGTGGGGGAAGCCTCGGCCTCTGCCGCCTGA
- a CDS encoding phage tail family protein — translation MTALLLETERDALDLNGQAMTGFGFQATAGMTGRGLPAVDVQWLTGAGDGARWRGQRVQPRDLDIPLDILGRDRSHLSELVSRLAQAVAGECQLVLVDDQGVRWSTSVYRTGGGDITDDGTSSLQTVITFRAPDPYFVASSVSTQSVGGDPGRRPFLSSLASLPLAASQAIGDVQLDNTGDVSAYPVWEVYGPGRDLTVTAPTGETLRWQGTLATDERLIVDTRNGSVRDGKNVNRYADLAAAPRFWTVPPGTSTASVRMLDTTADSRIVCSWRPRKWMVI, via the coding sequence GTGACTGCACTCCTGCTGGAGACCGAGCGCGATGCGCTCGACCTCAACGGGCAGGCGATGACAGGTTTTGGGTTTCAGGCCACGGCTGGCATGACCGGCCGTGGCCTGCCGGCCGTAGACGTCCAGTGGCTCACCGGGGCTGGAGACGGCGCCCGGTGGCGCGGTCAACGCGTTCAGCCCCGAGACTTGGACATCCCGCTCGACATCCTCGGCCGCGACCGCAGCCATCTGTCCGAGCTGGTATCCCGGCTCGCCCAAGCGGTCGCAGGCGAATGCCAACTCGTCCTCGTTGACGATCAGGGGGTCCGGTGGTCCACGTCGGTCTACCGCACGGGCGGCGGCGACATCACCGACGACGGCACCAGCAGCCTTCAGACCGTGATCACCTTCCGCGCCCCGGACCCGTACTTCGTGGCATCGAGCGTCTCGACCCAGTCGGTCGGGGGCGATCCCGGCAGGAGGCCCTTCCTGTCCAGCCTGGCATCACTGCCTCTCGCGGCCTCGCAGGCGATCGGTGATGTGCAGCTCGACAACACGGGCGACGTGTCGGCCTACCCGGTCTGGGAGGTGTACGGGCCGGGCCGGGACCTTACGGTCACGGCGCCGACTGGCGAGACCTTGCGCTGGCAGGGAACTCTCGCAACAGACGAGCGCCTGATCGTCGATACCCGCAATGGTTCGGTGCGGGACGGTAAGAACGTCAACCGGTACGCCGACCTCGCGGCGGCTCCGCGCTTCTGGACGGTGCCGCCAGGCACCTCGACCGCAAGCGTCAGGATGCTCGACACCACCGCGGATTCCCGCATCGTGTGTTCCTGGCGCCCCCGTAAATGGATGGTGATCTAA
- a CDS encoding siphovirus ReqiPepy6 Gp37-like family protein, with product MRDKQLTRLGLIRPEDLTLELTDTFNNVGTWKLTLASEHPLADTLRTPGAGVIITGPDDVLMSGPVTSSEYAATPEDRRGSIAFEGVSDTVILSDMLAWPEPTNPDVGKQTTGHDERSGAAETVMHGYVNANCGPAAPAARRRANLVMGPNPGRGPMVKKSARFPTLGELLTEIASVAGLGFRIVQRASQLVFETYAVADRTREVRLDVLAGTLAGQRVSVSTPGATRVIVAGQGEQEDRTLIPVDNTTSISAETDWGRRIERFVDQRNTDDEKELTQAGNEVLADAGKTATAVQAIPVEDSPMEFGVDWRLGDRVTIVAGGQELTAPVTGLVIKAGEDGFRVGTLLGDPSPFDPNAAATAQAATTQSRVSALERTAEASPPGPREVWPESFTQASPPTAYPDGASIMILSAEQATAGGWDFGGKYGHITTRKEPWGDASQTWSRVHAATTPHEEWVRGGNARTGWGPWRMITYKQILSTDTINQATDPTAYPYEDSRLYLDSAASKAGGWSFAPMGGYVWTTGTSTGYTTQRWSRTHGGAEPHEEWVRGGSPSSGWSPWRQTAFRDNTARGLVALAPLSASGYVGDTPTLIYYWTFPAEARRMYRFGLRISSVDTDGTGDSGSGTRYAKQSGYTAVRWASGNSVTASSAILGDMLTTTFNDDSDSSSGLYAAFHLNGAPPGPTTIGVFLNARRAAATYGQVRYLTGAGSELWIEDVGPAL from the coding sequence GTGCGGGACAAGCAGCTCACCCGGCTCGGCCTGATCCGCCCCGAGGACCTGACCTTGGAGCTGACCGACACCTTCAACAACGTCGGCACCTGGAAACTCACCCTCGCCAGCGAACACCCGCTTGCCGACACCCTGCGTACCCCCGGCGCAGGCGTGATCATCACGGGGCCGGACGACGTGCTGATGTCTGGCCCTGTCACCTCCTCCGAGTACGCGGCCACCCCCGAGGACCGGCGCGGCAGCATCGCGTTCGAGGGCGTATCCGACACGGTCATCCTGTCCGACATGCTCGCGTGGCCCGAGCCCACCAATCCCGACGTGGGCAAGCAGACGACCGGGCACGACGAGCGCAGTGGGGCGGCCGAGACCGTGATGCACGGCTACGTCAACGCCAACTGTGGTCCGGCTGCCCCGGCCGCCCGGCGTCGGGCAAACCTGGTGATGGGACCGAACCCGGGCCGGGGCCCAATGGTCAAGAAGAGCGCGAGATTCCCCACGTTGGGCGAGCTGCTCACCGAAATCGCGAGCGTGGCAGGGCTCGGCTTCCGCATCGTCCAGCGTGCCAGCCAGCTCGTGTTCGAGACGTACGCGGTCGCCGACCGTACGCGGGAGGTACGCCTCGACGTCCTAGCCGGCACACTCGCTGGACAGCGCGTCTCGGTGTCCACTCCCGGTGCCACCCGGGTCATCGTCGCGGGCCAAGGCGAACAGGAAGACCGGACGCTCATCCCTGTCGACAACACCACGTCCATCAGCGCCGAGACGGACTGGGGACGCCGCATCGAGAGGTTCGTCGACCAGCGCAACACCGACGACGAGAAGGAACTCACTCAGGCTGGCAACGAGGTCTTGGCCGACGCGGGCAAGACTGCAACCGCCGTACAAGCCATCCCCGTTGAAGACTCCCCAATGGAGTTCGGCGTCGACTGGCGACTCGGCGACCGCGTGACGATCGTCGCCGGGGGCCAAGAGCTGACCGCGCCCGTTACGGGCCTGGTCATCAAGGCCGGGGAAGACGGCTTCCGCGTCGGCACTCTGCTCGGCGATCCCAGCCCGTTCGACCCGAACGCGGCAGCCACCGCGCAGGCGGCTACCACCCAGTCGCGCGTCTCCGCCCTGGAACGGACGGCCGAGGCGTCTCCGCCCGGCCCCAGGGAGGTGTGGCCAGAGTCCTTCACGCAGGCCAGCCCGCCCACCGCCTATCCCGACGGCGCGAGCATCATGATCCTGTCCGCCGAGCAGGCCACGGCAGGTGGCTGGGACTTCGGGGGAAAGTACGGGCACATCACCACGCGCAAAGAGCCGTGGGGCGACGCCTCCCAGACGTGGAGTCGCGTCCACGCCGCCACGACCCCGCACGAGGAGTGGGTGCGGGGTGGCAACGCCAGAACCGGCTGGGGTCCCTGGCGCATGATCACGTACAAGCAGATCCTCTCGACCGACACAATCAACCAAGCCACCGACCCGACTGCCTACCCGTACGAGGACTCGCGCCTGTACCTCGACTCGGCCGCATCGAAGGCCGGGGGCTGGAGCTTCGCTCCGATGGGCGGCTACGTATGGACCACCGGCACCAGTACGGGTTACACCACGCAGCGCTGGTCCCGAACCCACGGCGGCGCCGAACCGCATGAGGAGTGGGTCCGCGGCGGCTCCCCCTCGTCCGGCTGGTCACCCTGGCGACAGACCGCCTTCCGCGACAACACAGCGCGCGGCCTGGTTGCCCTCGCACCCCTGAGCGCCTCGGGCTACGTGGGCGACACCCCCACCTTGATCTACTACTGGACTTTCCCGGCCGAAGCCCGCCGCATGTACCGCTTCGGGCTGCGCATCAGCTCGGTCGACACGGATGGCACGGGCGACTCGGGGTCGGGCACCCGGTATGCGAAGCAGTCCGGCTATACAGCTGTGCGCTGGGCCTCTGGAAACTCGGTGACTGCGTCCAGCGCGATCCTCGGCGACATGCTGACCACGACCTTCAACGACGACTCGGACTCGTCCAGCGGCCTGTACGCCGCCTTCCACCTCAACGGAGCACCGCCCGGTCCGACCACCATCGGCGTCTTCTTGAACGCCCGACGCGCGGCGGCTACCTACGGGCAGGTCCGCTACCTCACCGGAGCCGGGTCGGAGCTGTGGATCGAGGACGTGGGTCCGGCCCTCTGA
- a CDS encoding tail fiber domain-containing protein, whose product MAITSFPFDSQVVTESQYGYLFREFQDSGVVAAYDSPGFQVSAGNGMVVNVQPGLAILRGHMVQSTAAEALTIPAAGTSTRVDRVVLRLDPASNSITLAVKAGSVGSSAPPALSQTDTGIYEMALANVTVSANVTTITSADVSATRSVVGHRVGVWATATRPPSPRKGQLGFNNTLARWEWWDGSTWADLAPTVSWASLTGKPSSFAPSAHSHAWGDITEKPTTFPAAEHSHNWDSVVGKPSYFPPTSHGHSWGQISDKPGSYPPSGHSHGEYLTSGSTISWANGSKMPHNNSASGSGTWYAVWVEGDGTFCRNTSSIRYKENVRDIEVDPAAVLALRPRIYDRKPTEGKPQSRKDEYGLIAEEVAATLPEIVTYDEEGRIDALRYDLLGVALLPVVQDQAKRIERLEALVEELARAA is encoded by the coding sequence TTGGCAATCACGTCCTTCCCCTTCGACTCCCAGGTCGTCACAGAGAGCCAATACGGCTACCTCTTCCGGGAGTTCCAGGACTCCGGTGTCGTCGCCGCGTACGACAGTCCCGGCTTCCAGGTCAGCGCGGGCAACGGCATGGTCGTGAACGTGCAGCCCGGTCTCGCGATCCTGCGCGGTCACATGGTGCAGTCCACTGCGGCCGAGGCGCTGACCATTCCAGCGGCCGGCACGAGCACCCGGGTCGACCGGGTGGTCCTGCGGCTCGACCCTGCCTCCAACTCGATCACACTGGCGGTTAAGGCGGGCTCGGTGGGATCGTCCGCTCCCCCGGCCCTCAGCCAGACCGACACCGGCATCTACGAGATGGCGCTCGCCAACGTCACCGTGTCCGCCAACGTCACGACGATCACGAGTGCAGATGTCTCGGCGACTCGGTCGGTGGTCGGCCACCGAGTCGGCGTCTGGGCCACGGCCACACGCCCGCCCTCCCCGCGCAAGGGGCAGCTCGGCTTCAACAACACCCTGGCCCGGTGGGAGTGGTGGGATGGCTCGACCTGGGCCGATCTAGCCCCGACCGTTTCGTGGGCGTCCCTCACAGGCAAGCCCTCTTCCTTCGCGCCGTCTGCTCACTCGCACGCATGGGGGGACATCACCGAGAAGCCGACAACCTTCCCGGCGGCTGAGCACTCCCACAACTGGGACAGCGTCGTCGGCAAGCCGTCGTACTTCCCCCCGACATCCCACGGCCATTCATGGGGACAGATCTCCGACAAGCCCGGGTCATACCCGCCGTCAGGGCATTCGCACGGCGAGTACCTCACCTCCGGCAGCACGATCTCCTGGGCCAACGGGTCGAAGATGCCGCACAACAACAGCGCGAGCGGTTCCGGCACTTGGTATGCGGTGTGGGTCGAGGGCGACGGGACGTTCTGCCGGAACACGTCCTCCATCCGCTACAAGGAAAACGTCCGGGACATCGAGGTCGATCCTGCCGCCGTCCTCGCCTTGCGGCCCCGCATCTACGACCGGAAGCCGACCGAGGGCAAGCCGCAGTCACGCAAGGACGAGTACGGCCTCATCGCCGAAGAGGTCGCAGCGACACTTCCCGAAATCGTCACGTACGACGAGGAGGGACGCATCGACGCCCTCCGCTACGACCTGCTCGGCGTCGCCCTGCTGCCGGTCGTGCAGGACCAGGCCAAGCGAATCGAGCGCCTGGAGGCCCTCGTCGAGGAGCTTGCCCGTGCAGCTTGA